One genomic segment of Streptomyces niveus includes these proteins:
- a CDS encoding ATP-binding cassette domain-containing protein yields MPQNITIVGARENNLRNVSLTIPKDRITVFTGVSGSGKSSIVFDTIAVESRRQLNETFTTYIRNRLPKYERPHVEAIDDLSVAIVIDQKPVGGNVRSTVGTMTDIYSVIRVLFSRYGTPSAGAATAYSFNDPSGMCPECDGVGRVVRLDLDRAFDWSKSLNGGALLLPGLTVGGWEWKLYAGSGHFDPDKPIDQYTAEERQLLLHGGDFTVKVEMKTGSADMRFEGVVGRFTRLFLKRDTAGMSEKRKEAASRFTSERVCDACGGARLNEAALATRIDGLSIADFTRMEVADLAEVLARIDDPVATPIAAAARARLDRLVGIGLGYLSLDRETTTLSGGEGQRLKMVRHLGSSLTGLTFIFDEPSVGLHPRDVGRLNDLLRRLRDRGNTVLVVEHDPDVVAIADHVVDMGPRAGADGGQVVFEGTVEQLREAGTLTGRHLVSRTPMKERFRSPTGQLPVRGAALHNLKGIDVQFPAGVLTAVTGVAGSGKSTLVSEVFTAAHPDAIVIDQSAITASSRSTPASYIGVMDTVRKVYAKVNRVQPGLFSFNSSGACAECAGRGIIYTDLAFMDPVTTVCQVCEGRRFNDDVLAHKVGGRSIVDVLDMTAAQAIPFFEEFGGDKLLLRKLRTLNDVGLTYLTLGQPLSSLSGGERQRIKLATQLHRTGSVYVLDEPTTGLHMADVGTLLALLDRLVDAGNSVICVEHNMDVVKRADWVIDLGPDGGKHGGEIVFEGTPGELLRHPKSFTAQYLRRELGLSDPSGD; encoded by the coding sequence ATGCCACAGAACATCACCATCGTGGGCGCCCGTGAGAACAACCTCAGGAACGTCTCGCTGACCATCCCCAAGGACCGGATCACCGTCTTCACCGGTGTCTCCGGCTCCGGCAAGTCCTCGATCGTCTTCGACACCATCGCCGTGGAGTCCCGGCGACAGCTCAACGAGACCTTCACGACGTACATCAGGAACCGGCTGCCCAAGTACGAACGGCCGCACGTCGAGGCGATCGACGATCTGTCGGTCGCGATCGTCATCGACCAGAAGCCCGTCGGCGGCAACGTCCGCTCCACCGTCGGCACGATGACCGACATCTACTCGGTGATCCGGGTGCTGTTCTCGCGGTACGGCACGCCGAGCGCGGGGGCGGCCACCGCGTACTCCTTCAACGACCCGTCCGGCATGTGCCCGGAGTGCGACGGCGTGGGCCGGGTGGTGCGGCTCGACCTCGACCGCGCGTTCGACTGGTCGAAGTCCCTGAACGGGGGCGCGCTGCTGCTGCCGGGGCTGACGGTGGGCGGCTGGGAGTGGAAGCTGTACGCCGGGTCCGGGCACTTCGACCCGGACAAGCCGATCGACCAGTACACCGCCGAGGAGCGTCAACTGCTCCTGCACGGAGGTGATTTCACCGTCAAGGTGGAGATGAAGACAGGATCGGCCGACATGCGGTTCGAGGGGGTCGTGGGCCGTTTCACCCGGCTGTTCCTCAAGCGCGACACGGCCGGCATGTCCGAGAAGCGCAAGGAGGCCGCGAGCCGTTTCACCTCGGAGCGGGTGTGCGACGCGTGCGGCGGGGCCCGGCTGAACGAGGCGGCCCTTGCCACCCGTATCGACGGCCTGTCCATCGCCGACTTCACGCGGATGGAGGTCGCCGACCTGGCCGAGGTGCTGGCGCGGATCGACGATCCGGTGGCGACGCCGATCGCCGCCGCCGCGCGCGCCCGGCTGGACCGGCTGGTCGGCATCGGACTCGGCTATCTGAGCCTGGACCGGGAGACGACGACACTGTCCGGCGGCGAGGGGCAGCGGCTCAAGATGGTTCGCCATCTGGGGAGTTCACTGACGGGGCTGACGTTCATCTTCGACGAGCCGAGCGTGGGCCTGCACCCGCGCGACGTGGGACGGCTGAACGATCTGCTGCGGCGGCTGCGCGACCGGGGCAACACGGTGCTGGTGGTGGAGCACGACCCCGATGTGGTGGCGATCGCGGACCATGTCGTCGACATGGGGCCGAGGGCGGGCGCGGACGGCGGACAGGTGGTGTTCGAAGGGACCGTGGAACAGCTGCGGGAGGCCGGCACGCTCACCGGGCGGCATCTGGTGAGCCGTACGCCCATGAAGGAGCGCTTCCGCTCCCCCACCGGCCAACTCCCGGTGCGGGGCGCCGCGTTGCACAATCTGAAGGGCATCGACGTACAGTTCCCGGCCGGGGTGCTGACGGCGGTGACCGGTGTCGCGGGGTCGGGGAAGTCGACGCTGGTCTCCGAGGTCTTCACGGCCGCCCACCCGGACGCGATCGTCATCGACCAGAGCGCGATCACGGCCTCGTCGCGGTCCACCCCGGCGTCGTACATCGGCGTCATGGACACCGTCCGCAAGGTCTACGCGAAGGTGAACCGCGTCCAGCCCGGCCTCTTCAGCTTCAACTCGTCGGGCGCCTGCGCCGAGTGCGCCGGCCGCGGGATCATCTACACCGATCTGGCGTTCATGGATCCGGTGACGACCGTCTGCCAGGTGTGCGAGGGCCGGCGGTTCAACGACGACGTGCTCGCGCACAAGGTGGGCGGCCGGTCGATCGTCGACGTCCTGGACATGACGGCCGCTCAGGCGATCCCGTTCTTCGAGGAGTTCGGCGGTGACAAGCTGCTGCTGCGCAAGCTCCGGACCCTGAACGACGTGGGCCTGACGTATCTGACGCTCGGTCAGCCGCTCAGTTCGCTGTCGGGCGGTGAGCGGCAGCGCATCAAGCTGGCGACCCAACTGCACCGTACGGGCAGCGTGTACGTCCTGGACGAGCCGACCACCGGACTGCACATGGCGGACGTGGGCACCCTGCTGGCGCTGCTCGACCGGCTGGTGGACGCGGGGAACTCGGTGATCTGCGTCGAGCACAACATGGACGTGGTCAAGCGGGCCGACTGGGTGATCGATCTGGGCCCGGACGGCGGGAAGCACGGCGGCGAGATCGTCTTCGAGGGCACACCGGGCGAACTGCTGCGCCACCCCAAGTCGTTCACGGCGCAGTACCTCCGGCGGGAGCTGGGCCTGTCGGACCCGTCCGGCGACTGA
- the ddaH gene encoding dimethylargininase codes for MPSRKALIRRPGPRLTEGLVTHLERTPVDAGLALAQWESYTRALREHGWETTEAAPADDCQDAVFVEDTVVVFRDVALIARSGAESRRPETAAVEEALTALGCSVERVREPGTLDGGDVLKVGDTVYVGQGGRTNEAGVRQVRATFEPLGARVVAVPVSRVLHLKSAVTALPDGTVIGHPPLVDDPSLFPRFLAVPEEAGSHVVLLGGGRLLMAASAPRGAELFADLGLEPVPVDISEFEKLEGCVTCLSVRLRDLRA; via the coding sequence GTGCCCAGCAGGAAAGCCTTGATCCGACGCCCCGGTCCCCGTCTCACCGAGGGCCTGGTGACCCATCTGGAGCGCACGCCGGTCGACGCCGGACTGGCCCTCGCGCAGTGGGAGTCGTACACGCGGGCGCTGCGGGAGCACGGCTGGGAGACGACGGAGGCGGCGCCGGCCGACGACTGCCAGGACGCGGTGTTCGTCGAGGACACGGTGGTGGTGTTCCGTGACGTCGCGCTGATCGCGCGCTCCGGCGCCGAGTCGCGCCGACCGGAGACCGCCGCCGTGGAGGAGGCGCTGACCGCGCTCGGCTGCTCGGTCGAGCGGGTACGGGAGCCGGGCACGCTCGACGGCGGCGATGTCCTGAAGGTTGGCGACACGGTGTACGTGGGGCAGGGCGGGCGGACGAACGAGGCGGGCGTACGGCAGGTGCGCGCCACGTTCGAGCCGCTGGGCGCGCGCGTCGTCGCCGTACCGGTGAGCAGGGTGCTGCACCTGAAGTCGGCGGTGACCGCGCTGCCGGACGGCACCGTGATCGGCCACCCGCCGCTCGTCGACGACCCGTCGCTCTTCCCGCGTTTCCTGGCCGTTCCGGAGGAGGCGGGTTCGCATGTGGTGCTGCTCGGCGGCGGGAGGCTGCTGATGGCGGCGAGCGCGCCGCGCGGCGCCGAACTGTTCGCGGATCTCGGTCTTGAGCCCGTTCCGGTCGACATCAGCGAGTTCGAGAAGCTCGAAGGGTGCGTGACCTGCCTCTCGGTACGGCTGCGTGACCTGCGCGCATAA
- a CDS encoding acyl-ACP desaturase, producing the protein MTLTSPHLGSSEAWTDARLLYALEEVVEKELNRHLKVAKDWMPHEYVPWSDARNFPGFFEDGTVWEPEQSKVTDIGKIALVVNLLTEDNLPSYHHEIASLFGRDGAWGTWVHRWTAEEGRHGIVMRDYLLASRAVDPDKLEQFRMTHMAEGFESDNRHSMLHSVAYVAFQELATRVSHRNTGHQSGDPVCDRMLARIATDENLHMVFYRNLLGAAFEIAPDLTMQAVRDVVVQFRMPGHGMPGFERAAAQMAIGEIYNMRIHHDDVLQPVLRYLKVLDIDGLGPEGLKAQEELGLYMGGLDSEAAKFDEKLAARKARMAARAAH; encoded by the coding sequence GTGACACTCACCTCTCCCCATCTCGGCAGTTCTGAGGCGTGGACCGACGCCCGGTTGCTGTACGCGCTGGAAGAGGTGGTGGAGAAAGAACTCAACCGCCATCTCAAGGTCGCCAAGGACTGGATGCCGCACGAGTACGTGCCCTGGTCCGACGCGCGCAACTTCCCCGGATTCTTCGAGGACGGCACGGTCTGGGAGCCGGAGCAGTCCAAGGTGACCGACATCGGCAAGATCGCCCTCGTGGTGAACCTGCTGACCGAGGACAACCTCCCCAGCTACCACCACGAGATCGCCAGCCTCTTCGGCCGTGACGGAGCCTGGGGCACCTGGGTGCACCGCTGGACCGCCGAGGAGGGCCGGCACGGCATCGTGATGCGCGACTACCTGCTCGCCTCGCGCGCCGTCGACCCGGACAAGCTGGAGCAGTTCCGGATGACGCACATGGCGGAGGGCTTCGAGTCGGACAACCGCCACTCGATGCTGCACTCCGTCGCGTACGTCGCCTTCCAGGAGCTGGCGACCCGCGTCTCGCACCGCAACACCGGCCACCAGTCGGGCGACCCGGTCTGCGACCGGATGCTGGCGCGTATCGCCACCGACGAGAACCTGCACATGGTCTTCTACCGCAACCTGCTCGGCGCGGCCTTCGAGATCGCACCGGACCTGACCATGCAGGCCGTGCGCGACGTGGTCGTGCAGTTCCGGATGCCGGGACACGGCATGCCCGGCTTCGAGCGCGCCGCCGCGCAGATGGCGATCGGCGAGATCTACAACATGCGCATCCACCACGACGACGTGCTCCAGCCGGTGCTGCGCTATCTGAAGGTGCTCGACATCGACGGGCTCGGTCCCGAGGGGCTCAAGGCGCAGGAGGAGCTCGGCCTGTACATGGGCGGGCTCGACTCGGAGGCGGCCAAGTTCGACGAGAAGCTCGCCGCCCGCAAGGCGCGGATGGCCGCGCGCGCCGCGCACTGA
- a CDS encoding chitosanase — translation MKPVTRLFLIGAPIVVVVSVIFGGGDDSAVLADNPPENTASAAPNPLASGSDGEKKKLEERIRKMPPGLAAPGKKEMAAQIVASAENSTLDWRDQYDAIEDLDDGNGYTAGIIGFCSGTNDMLQLVEAYTEHHPDNPLASYLPALREVDGTDSHDGLDPGFTQAWAAAAEDPAFREAQDSTRDQLYFDPAVRLAKMDGLSTLGQFIYYDAMVLHGPGLEAGGFYGIRHAAMKEAKTAAEGGSEKEYLNAFLDESRHVIRTKVTETQRDTSRIDTAQRVFLKDGNMDLASPLRWKMYGETFQLPAS, via the coding sequence GTGAAGCCTGTCACCCGCCTCTTCCTCATAGGCGCACCCATCGTTGTCGTCGTCTCCGTCATCTTCGGCGGAGGCGACGACTCCGCCGTACTGGCCGACAATCCGCCGGAGAACACGGCGAGCGCCGCTCCGAACCCCCTCGCCTCCGGGAGCGACGGGGAGAAGAAGAAGCTGGAGGAGCGGATCAGGAAGATGCCACCCGGTCTCGCGGCCCCCGGCAAGAAGGAGATGGCCGCCCAGATCGTCGCGAGCGCGGAGAACTCCACGCTGGACTGGCGCGACCAATACGACGCGATCGAGGACCTGGACGACGGCAACGGCTACACGGCCGGGATCATCGGATTCTGCTCGGGCACCAACGACATGCTCCAGCTCGTCGAGGCGTACACGGAGCACCACCCGGACAACCCGCTGGCCTCGTACCTCCCCGCGCTGCGCGAGGTCGACGGCACGGACTCGCACGACGGGCTGGACCCGGGGTTCACACAGGCGTGGGCGGCGGCGGCCGAGGATCCCGCCTTCCGCGAGGCCCAGGACAGCACGCGGGACCAGCTGTACTTCGACCCGGCGGTCCGGCTGGCGAAGATGGACGGCCTGAGCACGCTAGGCCAGTTCATCTACTACGACGCGATGGTGCTGCACGGGCCCGGTCTCGAAGCGGGCGGTTTCTACGGCATCCGGCACGCGGCGATGAAGGAGGCGAAGACGGCGGCCGAGGGCGGCTCCGAGAAGGAGTACCTCAACGCCTTCCTCGACGAGAGCCGGCACGTGATCAGGACGAAGGTCACGGAGACACAGCGGGACACCTCGCGCATCGACACGGCGCAGCGGGTCTTCCTCAAGGACGGCAACATGGACCTCGCGTCGCCCCTGCGATGGAAGATGTACGGCGAAACGTTCCAGCTTCCCGCTTCCTGA
- a CDS encoding WhiB family transcriptional regulator, whose protein sequence is MPINPMNSLTSITGRTGQELAWQESALCAQTGPEFFFPAPGSSTREAKQLCGACTGRRECLEYALDNDERFGVWGGLSEKERERLRRAGTATRTAEVA, encoded by the coding sequence ATGCCGATCAATCCCATGAACTCCCTCACCAGCATCACCGGGCGCACGGGGCAGGAGCTCGCCTGGCAGGAGAGCGCCCTGTGCGCCCAGACCGGGCCCGAGTTCTTCTTCCCGGCCCCCGGCTCCTCGACCCGCGAGGCGAAACAGCTCTGCGGCGCCTGCACCGGGCGGCGCGAGTGTCTGGAGTACGCCCTGGACAACGACGAGCGCTTCGGGGTGTGGGGCGGTCTGTCGGAGAAGGAGCGCGAACGTCTGCGCCGCGCGGGCACCGCCACACGGACGGCCGAAGTCGCCTGA
- a CDS encoding VOC family protein, with protein sequence MLTTRYVQGSPNWADLATPDIEGAKTYYGGVLGWNHVSAGPQFGGYGMFQLDGRTVAGAMQLPAEQAPPAWTLYFQTSDATATASAVKDNGGTVVNEPMDVEDLGRMTLCADPAGASFATWQPGKNSGLEAVDAPGSLCWAELSTPDTTAATNFYGSAFGWETTTMPMPGGGGDYIMVHPAGKGADGMFAGIVPTDAVPGSAATGPNWLLYFGTSDCDAAVAASDRLGGTTVQEPTDIEGVGRFAVVSDPYGARLAFMQGASQDA encoded by the coding sequence ATGCTCACCACCCGTTATGTGCAGGGCTCACCGAACTGGGCCGATCTCGCCACGCCGGACATCGAGGGCGCGAAGACCTACTACGGAGGCGTCCTCGGCTGGAACCACGTATCGGCGGGGCCCCAGTTCGGCGGCTACGGCATGTTCCAGCTGGACGGCAGGACCGTCGCCGGGGCCATGCAGCTCCCGGCGGAGCAGGCCCCGCCGGCCTGGACGCTCTACTTCCAGACCTCCGACGCCACGGCCACCGCATCGGCCGTGAAGGACAACGGCGGCACGGTCGTCAACGAGCCGATGGACGTCGAGGACCTCGGCCGGATGACGCTGTGCGCCGACCCGGCGGGTGCGTCCTTCGCCACCTGGCAGCCGGGGAAGAACAGCGGCCTGGAGGCCGTCGACGCCCCCGGCAGCCTCTGCTGGGCCGAGCTCTCCACCCCGGACACGACCGCCGCCACGAACTTCTACGGCTCGGCGTTCGGCTGGGAGACCACCACCATGCCGATGCCGGGAGGCGGGGGCGACTACATCATGGTCCACCCCGCCGGTAAGGGCGCGGACGGCATGTTCGCGGGGATCGTGCCCACGGACGCCGTTCCCGGCTCCGCCGCGACGGGGCCGAACTGGCTCCTGTACTTCGGCACGAGCGACTGCGATGCTGCGGTGGCGGCCTCGGACCGACTGGGCGGCACGACCGTCCAGGAGCCCACGGACATCGAGGGCGTCGGCCGGTTCGCCGTGGTGAGCGACCCGTACGGCGCGCGTCTGGCGTTCATGCAGGGCGCCTCGCAGGACGCGTGA
- a CDS encoding multicopper oxidase domain-containing protein produces the protein MDRRSFNRRLVAGGAVAATGVTSLSVASAAPAPMAAAAGPERAPAGGKVHHLTMVAERLGTGKIGYGFEKGKATVPGPLIDIVEGDTVHIEFTNLTDVDASLHVHGVDYDIANDGTRMNKSHVPPGGKRTYTWRTHKPGKRADGTYREGSAGYWHYHDHVVGTDHGTGGIRQGLYGGLVVRREGDILPDKQFTIVFNDMQINNLPGAQSPNFEATVGDRVEVIMITHGEFYHTFHIHGHRWADNRTGLLGGAGDTSRIIDNKITGPADSFGLQIIAGEGVGAGAWMYHCHVQSHSDNGMAGLFLIAKPDGTIPGYEPHHPTAAKKGATDTKGADAQGGHTGH, from the coding sequence ATGGACAGAAGGAGTTTCAACCGGCGCCTGGTGGCCGGCGGCGCGGTCGCGGCAACTGGCGTGACATCGTTGTCCGTTGCCTCCGCGGCCCCCGCGCCCATGGCCGCGGCGGCGGGCCCCGAGCGGGCACCCGCGGGCGGCAAGGTGCACCATCTCACGATGGTGGCCGAGCGGTTGGGCACGGGGAAGATCGGCTACGGCTTCGAGAAGGGCAAGGCGACGGTCCCCGGCCCGCTGATCGACATCGTCGAGGGCGACACCGTCCACATCGAGTTCACCAACCTCACGGACGTCGACGCCAGCCTCCATGTGCACGGTGTCGACTACGACATCGCCAACGACGGCACCCGTATGAACAAGAGTCACGTGCCGCCGGGCGGCAAGCGCACGTACACCTGGCGTACGCACAAGCCCGGCAAGCGCGCGGACGGCACCTACCGCGAGGGCAGCGCCGGCTACTGGCACTACCACGACCATGTCGTCGGCACGGACCACGGCACGGGCGGCATCCGGCAGGGTCTCTACGGCGGACTGGTGGTCCGCCGGGAGGGTGACATCCTGCCGGACAAGCAGTTCACGATCGTCTTCAACGACATGCAGATCAACAATCTGCCGGGCGCCCAGAGCCCCAACTTCGAGGCCACCGTGGGTGACCGCGTCGAAGTCATCATGATCACGCACGGCGAGTTCTACCACACGTTCCACATCCACGGTCATCGCTGGGCCGACAACCGGACCGGCCTGCTCGGCGGCGCCGGTGACACCAGCCGGATCATCGACAACAAGATCACTGGACCGGCGGACTCCTTCGGGCTCCAGATCATCGCGGGCGAGGGGGTCGGAGCCGGCGCGTGGATGTACCACTGCCACGTACAGAGCCACTCCGACAACGGCATGGCGGGCCTGTTCCTGATCGCCAAGCCGGACGGCACGATCCCCGGGTACGAGCCGCACCACCCGACGGCGGCGAAGAAGGGCGCGACGGACACGAAGGGCGCCGACGCCCAGGGCGGCCACACGGGGCACTGA
- a CDS encoding ThuA domain-containing protein has protein sequence MQRVPHRRSRSRRAMAAAVVAGTMAASLLGGNAMAGPYPEPPSTTLSLPSPPGGKDVKVLVFYGSSTEESPIVNAGIEAIEKIGLSGPTAQRFKTETNGDGSVFTNATKLGKYNAVVFLTGGGDVLDPEQEAGLEAFVEAGGGFLGIRDAARTEPYSDWFTGLIGARPASTSPDTVQRATVEVGDRQHPATKNLPKEWKRSDKWFNWDKNPSGDVHTVARLRESTYKPGQGANGADHPISWCRDYDGGRSFYTGMGATVDSYAEADFRDHLRGALQWTTRISRADCKATINANYAAERVTQPNKPGESDQIGEPHGTVVAPDGRVFYIGRGGGDNTQPVVTDWANPDIGKGEGQIHVYDPTTKKVTKAGGLTIFGNKGGGDELVKNEEGLLGIELDPDFMTNGWVYLHYTPHSEINRDTRMAERRVSRFTLDLATNKLDLATEKTLLAWPVQINSCCHSGGGMAWDSKGNLYIATGDNNSSQFSEGYSGNNPQPNYKGVSFADARRTAGNTNNLNGKILRIHPEDNGTYTLPDGNLFTGEETAEGGDKTRGEIYVMGVRNPARISVDKKTDTLYAGWVGPDAGAPSTTWGPAKYDTFAAITKAGNQGWPYCMGNKQPYRDRNLPDPTKPLGWYNCDAPKNESPNNDGLVNIPPITGNTIWYSPQGGAPDYPRDANGVPSYKAEEATYLLPWLKGGGQATMNGPLYRFDAAKATADSWPSYWDGKWFVGDFYDQTQPRHAVELDPKTAGKGGLPVHAESLKKIIPVGDSGIRNLMDWKFAPDGSLYVLDYGRGFFTSDAKSALWRVTYKGGEATPAAADLARKAAQ, from the coding sequence ATGCAGCGCGTACCACATCGCCGGTCAAGATCCCGGCGCGCAATGGCCGCGGCCGTGGTGGCCGGCACGATGGCCGCGTCTCTGCTAGGCGGAAACGCCATGGCGGGTCCGTACCCGGAACCGCCGTCGACAACGTTGTCCCTTCCTTCGCCGCCGGGCGGCAAGGACGTGAAGGTACTCGTCTTCTACGGCTCGAGCACCGAGGAATCCCCGATCGTCAACGCCGGGATCGAGGCCATCGAGAAGATCGGCCTCTCCGGCCCCACCGCACAGCGGTTCAAGACCGAGACCAACGGTGACGGTTCGGTCTTCACCAACGCCACCAAGCTCGGCAAGTACAACGCGGTCGTCTTCCTGACGGGCGGCGGCGATGTACTGGATCCCGAGCAGGAAGCGGGACTCGAAGCCTTCGTCGAAGCCGGCGGAGGCTTCCTCGGCATCCGGGACGCGGCGCGTACCGAGCCTTACTCCGACTGGTTCACCGGACTGATCGGTGCCCGTCCCGCCTCGACCAGCCCGGACACCGTCCAGCGCGCGACCGTCGAGGTGGGCGACCGCCAGCACCCCGCGACCAAGAACCTGCCGAAGGAGTGGAAGCGCTCCGACAAGTGGTTCAACTGGGACAAGAACCCGTCCGGCGACGTGCACACCGTGGCCCGGCTCAGGGAGAGCACCTACAAGCCGGGACAGGGCGCCAACGGCGCCGACCACCCGATCTCCTGGTGCCGTGACTACGACGGCGGCCGGTCCTTCTACACGGGCATGGGCGCCACCGTCGACTCGTACGCCGAGGCCGACTTCCGCGACCACCTGCGCGGCGCACTCCAATGGACCACGCGCATCTCGCGTGCCGACTGCAAGGCGACGATCAACGCCAACTACGCGGCGGAGCGCGTCACTCAGCCCAACAAGCCGGGCGAGTCGGACCAGATCGGCGAGCCGCACGGCACCGTCGTCGCGCCCGACGGCCGCGTGTTCTACATCGGCCGCGGCGGCGGCGACAACACCCAGCCCGTCGTCACCGACTGGGCGAACCCGGACATCGGCAAGGGCGAGGGCCAGATCCACGTCTACGACCCGACGACCAAGAAGGTCACCAAGGCCGGCGGCCTGACCATCTTCGGCAACAAGGGCGGCGGCGACGAACTGGTCAAGAACGAGGAGGGCCTGCTCGGCATCGAGCTGGACCCCGACTTCATGACCAACGGATGGGTGTATCTGCACTACACACCCCACTCCGAGATCAACCGTGACACCCGGATGGCCGAGCGCCGCGTCTCCCGCTTCACGCTGGACCTCGCGACGAACAAGCTCGACCTCGCCACCGAGAAGACCCTGCTCGCCTGGCCCGTGCAGATCAACAGCTGCTGTCACTCGGGCGGCGGCATGGCCTGGGACTCCAAGGGCAACCTCTACATCGCGACCGGGGACAACAACTCCTCGCAGTTCAGCGAGGGTTACTCGGGCAACAACCCGCAGCCGAACTACAAGGGCGTCTCCTTCGCGGACGCGCGCCGTACGGCCGGTAACACCAACAACCTCAACGGGAAGATCCTGCGGATCCACCCCGAGGACAACGGCACGTACACCCTGCCCGACGGCAACCTCTTCACGGGTGAGGAGACCGCCGAGGGCGGCGACAAGACCCGCGGCGAGATCTATGTGATGGGTGTGCGCAACCCGGCACGCATCTCCGTCGACAAGAAGACCGACACCCTTTACGCCGGCTGGGTCGGCCCCGACGCGGGCGCCCCGAGCACCACCTGGGGCCCGGCGAAGTACGACACCTTCGCCGCCATCACCAAGGCGGGCAACCAGGGCTGGCCGTACTGCATGGGCAACAAGCAGCCCTACCGCGACCGCAACCTGCCGGACCCGACGAAGCCGCTGGGCTGGTACAACTGCGACGCGCCGAAGAACGAGTCCCCGAACAACGACGGTCTCGTGAACATCCCGCCGATCACCGGGAACACCATCTGGTACTCGCCCCAGGGCGGCGCGCCGGACTACCCGCGTGACGCGAACGGCGTCCCGAGCTACAAGGCGGAGGAGGCGACCTACCTCCTGCCGTGGCTCAAGGGCGGTGGGCAGGCGACCATGAACGGTCCGCTCTACCGGTTCGACGCGGCGAAGGCGACCGCCGACAGCTGGCCGTCGTACTGGGACGGCAAGTGGTTCGTGGGCGACTTCTACGACCAGACCCAGCCGCGGCACGCGGTCGAGCTCGACCCCAAGACCGCGGGCAAGGGCGGACTGCCCGTGCACGCCGAGTCCCTGAAGAAGATCATTCCGGTCGGTGACAGCGGCATCCGTAACCTCATGGACTGGAAGTTTGCTCCGGACGGCTCGCTCTACGTACTCGACTACGGGCGTGGCTTCTTTACTTCGGACGCGAAGTCGGCACTGTGGCGTGTGACGTACAAGGGCGGCGAGGCCACTCCCGCCGCCGCGGATCTGGCGAGGAAGGCGGCGCAGTGA